The following coding sequences lie in one Peromyscus maniculatus bairdii isolate BWxNUB_F1_BW_parent chromosome 3, HU_Pman_BW_mat_3.1, whole genome shotgun sequence genomic window:
- the Gprin3 gene encoding G protein-regulated inducer of neurite outgrowth 3: MGTVPDPLRVTKASIVAASGKEEGRGELQNTSLQQAQPDKNAGGIGNAPAELSLRLSAAAEALMQACVHETSQQDMASPGVLNEVEPVSPTHSPPDDSQLQGSKELAAPSLNPTAEKELRSAPFLMPAVQHTHHAIQDDPPNTSSCLAPEDSLVKSKANSNSEKPEMSSCPTRVPCCSSENQMLCDFPSPENIQGIVQASDPAMGVHLSPSADRPDGEGQKVNSNTTVGASEPLARGGCSENKQPFATAMDTTGEGSENLPPSPLTSRDSTCSPDAKEVPVSRFKEASTMTCQAERETKEVPGRAWQDAEVQAVASVESRSVSTSPSILPAFLKEIPAPKGENEQEQLRVVCHGKGSGGHSLELSNSTVDPQESRQCAGIVPKVHILPAAATPAASKGECKTKNQSGEAFKSSLMASSQNQGTEEGGQASASKEATSRQPPGTNPGSQKASPIVQISPMAGSQAEISHGLGNSEPKPPEFVVKTANDHKTEPDCKLPDARGGAVKDDQLESLNPADKKGAKDGKPASPHSVKEHTPGTTCALDAKTLLLNPKSQDNEGTGPESNLAPSPGRKNQQNTLEEHRQAKTATSLSLPPDGTGDSSPGSGKRTPSRSVKASPRRASRVSEFLKELNVTAAAAQVGLTPGEKKKQMGADSKLQLKQSKRVRDVVWDDQGMTWEVYGASLDPESLGIAIQNHLQRQIREHEKLVKTQSDQTRRSISSDSSSSKKLKGRQQGVLQSMLQNFRRPNCCVRPAPSSVLD, translated from the coding sequence ATGGGGACTGTGCCTGACCCTCTGAGAGTGACCAAAGCTTCCATAGTGGCAGCTTCTGGAAAGGAAGAGGGTCGAGGAGAGCTGCAGAATACCTCCCTACAACAAGCTCAGCCGGATAAGAATGCTGGTGGCATTGGCAATGCCCCTGCTGAACTCAGCCTCAGGCTCAGTGCAGCTGCTGAGGCCCTGATGCAAGCTTGTGTGCATGAGACCAGCCAGCAAGACATGGcatctcctggtgtcctcaatgAGGTGGAGCCAGTGTCTCCCACACACAGCCCTCCTGATGACTCCCAGCTGCAAGGAAGCAAGGAGCTGGCAGCACCGAGCCTGAATCCTACTGCAGAGAAGGAACTTAGATCTGCACCATTTTTAATGCCAGCCGTTCAGCACACTCACCATGCCATCCAAGATGACCCGCCAAATACTAGCAGCTGCCTGGCACCTGAAGATTCCTTGGTGAAATCAAAGGCAAACTCAAACAGTGAGAAACCTGAGATGTCAAGTTGTCCTACCCGGGTCCCCTGTTGCAGCAGCGAAAATCAAATGCTCTGTGATTTTCCTTCTCCAGAAAATATCCAGGGAATTGTACAGGCTTCAGATCCAGCAATGGGGGTTCACTTGTCCCCTTCTGCAGACAGACCTGATGGGGAAGGGCAGAAAGTCAACAGTAACACCACAGTAGGAGCCAGTGAACCTCTAGCAAGAGGAGGATGCTCAGAGAACAAACAGCCCTTTGCCACTGCCATGGATACCACAGGGGAAGGGTCTGAAAAccttcccccatccccactcACCAGCAGAGATTCCACATGTTCTCCAGATGCAAAGGAGGTGCCGGTGTCAAGGTTCAAAGAAGCCAGTACAATGACCTGCCAAGCTGAAAGGGAGACTAAGGAGGTCCCTGGCAGGGCTTGGCAAGATGCCGAAGTGCAGGCAGTGGCAAGTGTGGAGAGCAGGTCTGTCTCTACCAGCCCCAGCATCCTCCCTGCATTCTTAAAGGAAATTCCTGCTCCCAAGGGTGAGAATGAGCAAGAGCAGCTACGTGTAGTTTGCCATGGCAAGGGCAGTGGAGGCCACTCACTGGAACTCTCTAACAGCACAGTAGACCCCCAAGAGTCAAGGCAGTGTGCCGGCATTGTGCCCAAAGTGCACATCCTGCCAGCAGCTGCCACTCCTGCTGCTTCCAAGGGGgaatgcaaaacaaaaaaccaatcagGGGAAGCCTTTAAATCCTCACTGATGGCCTCCAGTCAAAACCAGGGTACAGAGGAAGGCGGGCAGGCTTCAGCAAGCAAAGAGGCAACCTCCAGGCAGCCTCCAGGTACTAATCCTGGCTCCCAGAAAGCTAGCCCCATTGTCCAGATTTCCCCCATGGCTGGGAGTCAAGCTGAGATAAGTCATGGGCTGGGGAACTCTGAACCCAAGCCACCTGAATTTGTAGTGAAAACTGCAAATGACCACAAAACAGAGCCAGACTGCAAACTACCTGATGCCCGTGGAGGTGCAGTTAAAGATGACCAGCTGGAGAGCTTGAACCCTGCTGATAAAAAAGGTGCAAAGGACGGGAAGCCTGCTTCTCCTCATAGTGTGAAAGAGCACACACCTGGGACCACCTGCGCCCTAGATGCCAAAACCCTACTACTAAATCCTAAATCTCAAGATAATGAAGGTACAGGGCCCGAGAGCAATCTTGCACCCTCCCCAGGGAGGAAGAACCAGCAGAACACCTTGGAAGAACACAGGCAGGCCAAAACAGCCACGAGCCTGAGCCTGCCCCCCGACGGCACAGGGGACTCGAGCCCAGGCTCTGGCAAGAGGACCCCTTCTCGCTCAGTCAAGGCCAGCCCACGCCGGGCCAGCAGGGTCAGCGAGTTCCTGAAGGAGCTCAATGTGACGGCAGCTGCTGCCCAGGTGGGGCTCACAcctggagaaaagaagaaacagatgggCGCAGACTCCAAGCTGCAGCTGAAACAGTCCAAGCGAGTCAGGGACGTAGTGTGGGATGACCAGGGCATGACCTGGGAAGTGTATGGTGCTTCCTTGGACCCAGAGTCCCTGGGAATTGCCATCCAGAACCACTTACAGAGACAAATTAGGGAGCATGAGAAACTAGTGAAAACACAAAGTGACCAGACTCGAAGGTCTATTTCCTCAGATTCTTCTTCAAGTAAGAAGCTCAAAGGGAGACAGCAGGGCGTCCTACAGTCCATGCTGCAAAACTTCCGGCGCCCCAACTGCTGTGTCCGCCCCGCGCCATCTTCTGTGTTGGACTGA